The window CCGACATCACCGTCTTCTTTACTTGATGCCGACGTGCCGAAACAGTGCGGCGTGACCCCCACCGGGAGGAACACATGCAGGGCAGCTTAACGTGCCTTTCAAGCGTCGCAACCCTCCCAGGATGCATCACAGTTCTCCGCCCGTACCTAAAGCAAACCAAGAGGTACAAAAgaaacaaggtgtgtgtgtgtgtgtgtgtgcgcgtgagttCCTGTTAATGAGCGGTTGGATACAAGTTTACACTTCGGAGAGGAATTCCCTCATGCGCGTGATTGCTGGAAATGCAAATGACAGCAAGAGTGCATATTCATGAATGTCTTAATAACACTGGAGGGTGCCTTCTGTGGATTTCTTTGAGCATCTCTCCACTGAGTGGGAGGGACTGTCTGGTTTGAAAGGTGGATTAAACAAGTTCTAAAGCGTGGGGAAGCCgtgcaaattaataaataatgaaggTCTTTACTTAAAAGGGGACACATCATGCTCTTTTACTAGTGtttctattttaatatttttaaaagaaccATGTAATTCTTCAATTCTAAAACTGTTCGTGGGATATTTACCTGCTGTTTGAAACACTCATTTTTAGCACCTGTATCTTTTAGACCCACTCTCCTCCGATCGGGTTCCAAGAAAAACAttgttgcagcttttttttGGTAAAGATAGTGAAGCCGTGGGGTGGAGACACTCAGATGGGGTTATATTCTAATGAGCCCGAACATGAAATAGGAACAGGAGGCAAATCCGATTGGCCTGTTGAATCCGAGCAGCAACCGCTGGTGGAGAAAAAAATGGAGCCAACGTGGACGTGCCAACAACGACTCCAAGAGGGTCTCAACCCCCGTAGAGCCTTGTGTTAAAATGTgcaactttacagcagaaataaacatatttacacCCATGTCATATCTCTATAGCCAATAGAAACCAGTAATATAACAGTTGTTCATGACAACTATATAGTTATACAACTAATCCGTTTACATTATTGTTTAAGCCTTAATTATGCATAATTGAGGGCGTGGCCGCTCGCCATCAGCATTCTGCTCCGCTACGTCGCCGTCGTCCGCCTCCGCTCCAACGACGATTCACACCTCTTCGACCTATTTTTGGTTCAGCCAGGAGTCGTTCTGCGTCGTCACCGTGGAGTCGACGTCCATATTTTAGATTTACTGAGTTTTACTAATCTAGCGTGCCAAAAAACTGACTGGTTGTTTGATTTTTCAGTTTTCCCCCCCACAAGCACTTAGATCGTTTGTCATGATATGCACCCTTTTTAATGTATGATGAGTCTTTCTATTCAGCACCCTTTATGGAGCCATCGCGGCTCAGAGGACGGATTGTgtggagagagaaatagagagagcgagggggtgaaagtgcagagagagaaaaccacCAAGAGATGGCTGCAAAGAAAAGCCTCAAAGTGGAAGTTGTGACTGGGATGGCGATACTCTGGTAAGTGTTCAAGCTCGGCGCTACAAAAGGGCAGTATAGTGCTTACTTTGATCGAATCAATTGCTCTGTGTAAGTAGCTGCTGGTGCCGGTCTCCCCAGGGTGACAGAGAGGTCTGCAGGAGAGTGAACCAATCCAGCCATCCATGGCCAGAGAACAGGGGAGGATTAACAGAGCAATGCATCAGAGCTGTAGCAACCAGTTATGTGTAGCAGACTGTGTTTATTGACTCATCGGCTGTATTGATTGTCTCAATTGATGAAAAGTCCAGAGACAATAGACAGACGCACTTGCAAGATATGCaaaaaattcaaatgaaaataaatgaatggaggAAATCTGATGGGGACAGTGTTATTTCATTTGCATGAGTAAAGGAGTATTTCACAGCAAAgaaaacttcttctttttttttctcgacaCAAGCATCTGCCCAATTAGTCCCGCTGTTCACAAGTCAACCGTCATCTCATTCGAGTTAAGTACATACAGTAATGGCTTGGCAATTTACCTGGGCATGTAtgtagctttctttttttcccttctccccATCCACAAGCAAATTCTCTCCGACATTGACTTTGCTCCAGCGGTTTATTTAACACGCCATTAATCTCTAACGACAGGCGAGCGCGTCGCAGCAGATGTTTGTTAACAAACTTCCTGCTCGGGCCCCTTTGACACGCGTCGCCGCGAACAAAGAGGAGATTATCCAGCGCCGCTGGGGaccattgattgtttttttgatCAAGATGCAGAATAGTTTGATCCGCAGCTAACCCTTGATATTTGTAGTACATGGATTTATTGGTCAAATTATGCCAAAATCACTGAAACTGCACCACGTCGGAGTGCACAGCCATCAGTATGCTAATGTTCGACTATGCAGTGAAACAATCCAATTATTGAATGATGGCCGCTGAGCAGCAGCTCTCTCATTGAATATGTGTGCAATTAATGAGTGCAGAGCAACAAACAACACTGACACTGAGTAAATGAACACTTTGGTAAacttaaagaaacaaaacaggatTGTCTCCACTCTGAAAAGATGAGCACATGATCAGAGGATTATTCTACTCCCCGTCTATCGTTTTCCTtctcgtttctctctctcttctaaaGCAGCAGGACAGTGTGAGGAGACATAAAACAGAGCGAGTTGTGGCCTTAGCCGTTGTTGAACTAGAATATCCTTTTCGTACCGCTGGTGAGTGGGCGTGGGGGCAACTGCAGGAGAGTAAGGGGATAGGAAACAGACAGAGTTTAGCCGTAGGGCTCATGAGGTAAGGACACTTAACTTATCGCATGCATTGCCATAGTcaacaggattttttttttttgtatatcaTCTCTATGCtttaaaaaccaaaaaaaaggaaggaataAATCATCTCCTTtttcacaaatataaatatattttatgtttagtATTTACAATAATGATCTGCCGTCAACAACATTAGTATTGAAGGGCGAGAGAGAAAAGCATGTCGGCGAACTCTTGCTAATGGATACAGACACTGCAAAGACGGCCGTGATTGATTGGCGGGCTCAAAGCGCTCTCTCTCTGAAGACGAAGCGGGACGACAGTatagttttttatttgaagaaagGCTGGTGGGTGTGGCTGCGCCGCGGTCCGCTAGTCCTGAGAGCTCCGGGGTTCActgtcctcctccagctcccatTCAAAGTTCTGGCCGGTCATTTGGTAGAACATCATGTTAAAGGGTTTGTAGAACTTGTGCAGCCGGCGAATCACGTCCGGGTCGATTTTGGGGTGAGTTCTCCCTTTGGACTTGCCGAGGCACCGCGGAGTGCTGCTGTCCTCCGGCTTCTTCAGACACGGAAACCCTTTAGTCTTATTGAAGTAAAAGTGTTTGTCCGTGACGATCCGTTTGAGGCCCAGGAAGTCCTGCACTTTGCCCATTTCGCCCGCGGGGTCCACGATGAGCCTCTCCCCGCTGACAAAGTGCATTTGGGAGAGAGGGAAATACTGCATCCAGCTCTCCAAGTGGAGCGCGTATATTCCGATACGCAGCGCGCTCCACGAGGCGTCTATGAGACCCAGCGTCCGGTTCTTAAAAGCCAGAACCTCAAAGGTGGGGATCTCGGGCTTCTTGGATAGAGTCTGCGTGTAGTCGGAAATGGCTCGAGTGACGGGGTTACGCACCACGATGATAAGCTTGATGTCCCTGGCCATGGAGTGGATGCGCTTCGGAGCGTGGTTGGTCACAAAGTAGCTGGGCGTCTTCTCCATGGTGATCTGGCCTTCCAACGTAGACGGCATCAGGTCgctgggaacacacacaggggggggggggggggggggaagagagagagagtcagctTGGCACAGTATTCTCCTCAACACCTCTTGCGGTGCAAATTAAAATACCCAAGGACACAGCTCGAGCAAATTTGGTACATTTATTAAGCAGCACATTATCTGAAATTACAAGTGAAAGTATCTGTTATTAACACTGGACATTAATGTTGAGAGCAGAAACATACAGCTAATTACATCCATGGAGTAATATGCTGggagagataaaaagaaagaagatgaaacGGCAGGCAAGCAAGTATGCTCATTGCTTAATTGACTCCATCTGTGTTACTCCAGGAGCTGTTTTGGAACTTTAATAATGAGTTTGCTGCATATCATTAATACTGGGGTGCCTGGGGTATTGTTTTGTCATACATTTATTATGCATGCGAGGCTCGCACTCTGAACAggcagtttttcttttgcacatgCACTCCCCCCGCGAAGGGACGAAGGCTCCGCTTCTCCGTTTGAGGTTAGCGGCGGTTCATTGAAGGCAGCCGTGATTAATTATCAGAATCAAGGTGATAATTTGCAGTACAATAGAAGAATGTCCCCGAcgtgaacaaaaaaaattcaTCTCCACCGTTTGCCATTCGCcaaaaaatattgaaaaataagTTGACGGATTCGACGCCGAGAAGCAAGTCTCGATTCCACGTCTTtctatttttataataaaagcACAGCAACCGCCTTCAGCAAACCCTTATCAAATGTTTACACTGATGTTGGTTCCAATCTGTGCCGTTGTCTTTGTTTCCAGGCCATGTGATTCAGTGCTAAATTGGTACAATTAAATCCTCTGTAAGACGCGCTTGTATGTTTCACTACACACAAATATGAGCACAGGAGCTTCACAATATAACGAAGTAATGTTTGCTTGGAAATTAATGTGTGAACATGCCAACGCAAAAAAATTCCATCTGGAGAGTTGCAGAGTTGGGTGCGGAAAGATTTTCCATAATTTGGGGATAAAAGCTATTTCTTTCTCGATGCAATATCTCCCCCCCCCATAAGGATACCCCGCACCACAAACCTACACTTGTAACGATCAGGCCACATCAATCATTTGCATCTTGGACATATTCTAAATTAACTGCAAAGAATCCAATTTACTCTGCAAAACATAGAAGCTGTTATGCACATATCGaccaccctcacacacacacacacacacacacacgcacccatgGATACTGGGCTGAAAGTCTCACAAGTGGCCTGGTAATTGGATCTCAGTAACAGTATTGCCTTCCTGATGGGTAATTTCCCTCTGGATTGTGTTCGTCTCTTGACGGCATAGAAACTGTGGTTACTTCTGGGCCCGTAATGGGATATTAAACATATCAACTGATAGCATAGTCACTAGAAAGAGTATTAGTTTTCATTATATTCCATCACTTTCCACACGTCCTCCGTTACAGTAATGAATGGCTAAAGATTTTCGTAACCTTTTTCAAGGACTTTGGCTCCGTCTGCCGTTTAACTCGACTCTGAAGCCAAACATAACCACGTATGGTAATAAAAATAGACCGCGGCAAATCACCTCGACGCAAACCGATACCCGGCGGCGTGCACGTGAGCGCTGCCTCCGCTGGTTATGTGCCGTGCATCTTTGGAGCAGATCCGATTTGAGGAGGACGGATGTGTAATGTTCAAGGTTACCTTTACGAAGGCATAAACCAAAACACGCTCTTGTCCACACGGGCTTCCACGTTCATCACCTGCGCATTTAATGATTCAATCATGGAATATGCACAAGCCAAAATACACTTTATGTTACCGAGGCTCCCGTTTTGATTGGGAATCAGTCACGGATCACGTACgtctctcaaaaaaaaaaaaaagctagttTCTCCGTGCATGGCAAACGACTCCTCTGGCCTTGCAGTGTAGTGGAACCGGAGTAAACAAGAGCAAACTGTTAACgcggcttcttttctttcttttttttttcccttctccgTATCAGCTGCACAGCTCGACACGGGTCATTCAGGTGGGTAGGTAAATTAAAATCCGCAGCGCTAAAGAGGCCCTGCGAACCATCTGCTGTTTACCGCTTCAGACTGTCGACACGTTCACGCACAGCATTTACTTTCCCCCGCTTTTCGTCTCGCGtgcacactttttatttacatcGAAGACAGAAGGGGTTAAAGATAACTTTTAATGGTCTCCGCAGTGTGTGTGAGGCCTGCGAGGGAATTACCGTTGTTGCTTTGAGAGATGCAAGTAAACAACACAG of the Cyclopterus lumpus isolate fCycLum1 chromosome 8, fCycLum1.pri, whole genome shotgun sequence genome contains:
- the hs3st4 gene encoding heparan sulfate glucosamine 3-O-sulfotransferase 4, translating into MAFWSGTSVFTSKVPRKILFMFTLSLSVTYLFYSLMSCYNSLQFPLQENYAYQGRLVTEETTFVTLREKLYSASQGFTEAEGPSAASSSGKEHAEAEQRTVEWIRTQASPTKSAAAYHTSALEKERQDFSTTDSELRVNCTMDYGEKKLPQAIIIGVKKGGTRALLEALRVHPDVRAVGNEPHFFDRNYEKGLDWYRDLMPSTLEGQITMEKTPSYFVTNHAPKRIHSMARDIKLIIVVRNPVTRAISDYTQTLSKKPEIPTFEVLAFKNRTLGLIDASWSALRIGIYALHLESWMQYFPLSQMHFVSGERLIVDPAGEMGKVQDFLGLKRIVTDKHFYFNKTKGFPCLKKPEDSSTPRCLGKSKGRTHPKIDPDVIRRLHKFYKPFNMMFYQMTGQNFEWELEEDSEPRSSQD